One Paraburkholderia agricolaris DNA segment encodes these proteins:
- a CDS encoding polyprenyl synthetase family protein, producing the protein MTFEQWTRAVLERVESALEHYLPTQATEPAKLHEAMRYAVLGGGKRVRPLLCHAAGELTGARAECLDAAAAALEMIHVYSLVHDDMPCMDDDALRRGKPTVHVKYDEATALLVGDALQAQAFVALTSDVLAPAQQASLVRELALASGSIGMCGGQAIDLASVGHTLTRAQLETMHRMKTGALLRAAVRMGALAGETPNADAMRSLDAYAAAVGLAFQVVDDILDVTTDSATLGKTAGKDAKDGKPTYVSIIGLDASRALAAQLRSDAHAAIAPFGARAQRLAELADLVVNRVS; encoded by the coding sequence ATGACATTCGAACAATGGACTCGCGCGGTACTCGAACGCGTTGAATCGGCACTGGAACACTATCTGCCCACGCAGGCGACCGAGCCGGCCAAACTGCATGAGGCCATGCGCTATGCGGTGCTGGGCGGCGGCAAGCGGGTGCGCCCGCTGCTATGCCACGCGGCCGGCGAACTGACTGGCGCGCGCGCCGAGTGCCTGGATGCGGCAGCGGCGGCGCTGGAAATGATCCACGTGTACTCGCTCGTGCACGACGACATGCCCTGCATGGACGACGACGCGCTGCGTCGCGGCAAGCCCACGGTACACGTCAAATATGACGAAGCCACGGCGCTGCTGGTCGGCGACGCGTTGCAGGCACAGGCCTTTGTCGCGCTGACGTCGGACGTGCTGGCGCCGGCGCAGCAGGCGTCGCTCGTGCGTGAACTGGCATTGGCGAGCGGCTCGATCGGCATGTGCGGCGGTCAGGCGATCGACCTGGCGAGCGTCGGCCATACGCTGACGCGCGCTCAACTGGAAACCATGCACCGGATGAAAACCGGCGCCTTGCTGCGCGCCGCGGTGCGCATGGGCGCGCTGGCGGGCGAAACGCCGAATGCGGACGCCATGCGTTCACTCGACGCGTATGCGGCCGCTGTCGGCCTCGCGTTTCAGGTTGTCGACGATATTCTCGACGTCACGACCGATTCCGCGACGCTTGGCAAGACGGCAGGTAAAGACGCGAAGGACGGCAAGCCGACCTACGTGTCGATTATTGGGCTAGATGCGTCGCGTGCGCTTGCCGCGCAACTGCGCAGCGACGCTCACGCTGCGATTGCGCCGTTTGGCGCACGCGCGCAGCGTCTGGCCGAATTGGCCGACCTGGTGGTGAACCGGGTTAGCTGA
- a CDS encoding exodeoxyribonuclease VII small subunit, with amino-acid sequence MAKTASKDTAAASAEGVDTTPLPENYEAAQAELEGLVARMESGNLSLEESLAAYRRGAALVAFCQQQLEKVEQQVRVLDGETLKPLPMNTAGTAATESGDDL; translated from the coding sequence ATGGCGAAGACCGCGTCGAAAGATACTGCTGCCGCGTCGGCTGAAGGCGTCGACACCACGCCGCTGCCCGAGAATTACGAGGCGGCCCAGGCTGAGCTGGAGGGGCTGGTTGCGCGCATGGAAAGCGGCAATCTCAGCCTCGAGGAGTCGCTCGCCGCTTACCGGCGCGGTGCGGCTCTCGTCGCATTTTGCCAGCAGCAGCTCGAGAAGGTCGAGCAGCAGGTGCGCGTGCTCGATGGCGAGACGCTCAAGCCGCTGCCCATGAATACCGCAGGCACAGCCGCTACTGAAAGCGGGGACGACCTATGA